Proteins from a genomic interval of Zingiber officinale cultivar Zhangliang chromosome 1B, Zo_v1.1, whole genome shotgun sequence:
- the LOC122039352 gene encoding uncharacterized protein LOC122039352 has product MNGEREENSSTPSSHTSGEPYVMADDSCGRSGNDGDEEEFEFAFVTKDPEAGPEITANELFSNGQIRTIYPVFGSGLLLEAPAVEEKTTKVRGTLRRLFIEEREEDSSRASSASSSLSSSAGVDELDGIPEGTYCVWAPAPSPSHSRRGKKSGSTGSSMWWRLRELFTGRSHSAGREKIVLLESAVAVAAVEEVTEGKEEKESERRAGGVRRCSAVTASSVPVGGGPRRCPM; this is encoded by the coding sequence atgAATGGAGAAAGGGAAGAGAATAGCAGCACGCCATCATCCCACACCTCCGGCGAGCCCTACGTCATGGCCGACGATTCTTGCGGCAGAAGCGGCAACGATGGCGACGAGGAGGAATTCGAATTTGCGTTCGTGACCAAAGACCCGGAGGCTGGGCCGGAAATCACGGCCAACGAGCTGTTTTCCAATGGTCAGATTCGGACCATCTATCCCGTCTTCGGCAGTGGTCTGCTCCTCGAGGCGCCGGCGGTGGAGGAAAAGACTACGAAGGTGCGTGGAACCCTCCGGAGGCTCTTCATCGAGGAGCGAGAGGAGGATTCAAGCAGGGCATCCTCTGCCTCCTCTTCGTTGTCCTCCTCTGCAGGAGTGGACGAGCTGGATGGAATCCCGGAGGGGACTTACTGCGTGTGGGCTCCGGCGCCATCACCCTCGCACTCGCGCAGGGGAAAGAAGAGCGGATCAACCGGATCCTCTATGTGGTGGCGACTCCGCGAGCTGTTCACCGGGCGGAGCCACAGTGCTGGTAGGGAGAAGATCGTGCTCCTGGAGTCGGCGGTGGCGGTGGCAGCGGTGGAGGAAGTTACGGAGGGAAAGGAGGAAAAGGAATCGGAACGGAGAGCCGGAGGAGTGCGGCGTTGCTCGGCAGTCACCGCTTCTTCCGTACCGGTCGGTGGAGGGCCGAGACGTTGCCCAATGTGA